The Thomasclavelia ramosa DSM 1402 genome includes a region encoding these proteins:
- the ilvA gene encoding threonine ammonia-lyase produces MLKLEDFKAAKQRVDEVILETHLIHSDAFSAECGNDVYIKPENLQKTGAFKIRGAYNKIVKLDDEAKKHGLIASSAGNHAQGVAYAANKLGVKATIVMPSHTPLIKVEATKAHGADVVLAGEVYDDAYAKAVELQESEGYTFVHPFDDEDVMEGQGTIALEILEELPDADMILVPIGGGGLISGIAAAAKLIKPDIQIIGVEPEGAASASAAIQEDQVVLLSEVNTIADGTAVQQIGSKTFKYIKEYVDDIVLVNDYELMEAFLLLVEKHKLVAEGSGILALAGLKKLKTKGKKVVSLISGGNIDVLTISSMINKGLISRGRIFTFSVQLPDKPGQLELVSKVLNQCNANVIGVDHNQFKNFARFSEVELRVTVETNGNAHIQMIIDEFNKLGYTITKIN; encoded by the coding sequence ATGTTGAAGTTAGAAGATTTTAAAGCCGCAAAGCAAAGAGTTGATGAAGTAATTTTAGAGACACATTTAATTCATAGCGATGCTTTTTCAGCTGAATGTGGTAATGATGTTTATATCAAACCAGAAAATTTACAAAAAACTGGTGCTTTCAAGATTAGAGGTGCCTATAATAAGATCGTGAAATTAGATGATGAAGCTAAAAAGCATGGATTAATTGCATCTTCAGCGGGAAATCATGCTCAAGGGGTTGCTTATGCAGCTAATAAACTAGGAGTTAAGGCAACTATTGTAATGCCTAGTCATACACCATTGATCAAGGTTGAGGCAACAAAGGCCCATGGTGCTGATGTGGTTTTAGCTGGCGAGGTTTATGATGATGCTTACGCTAAGGCAGTTGAACTACAAGAAAGTGAAGGGTATACTTTTGTCCATCCGTTTGATGATGAAGATGTTATGGAAGGACAAGGGACGATCGCATTGGAGATTCTTGAAGAATTACCAGATGCTGATATGATTTTAGTACCAATTGGTGGCGGTGGCTTAATTTCGGGGATTGCTGCAGCTGCTAAATTAATTAAACCCGATATTCAAATCATTGGGGTTGAACCTGAAGGAGCGGCAAGTGCTTCTGCAGCTATTCAAGAGGATCAGGTAGTTTTATTGAGTGAGGTTAATACGATTGCCGATGGTACAGCTGTGCAACAAATTGGCTCTAAAACGTTTAAATATATTAAAGAATATGTTGATGATATTGTTTTGGTCAATGACTATGAATTGATGGAAGCATTCTTGTTATTAGTTGAAAAACATAAGCTGGTAGCTGAAGGTTCTGGGATTTTAGCTTTAGCAGGATTAAAGAAGCTAAAAACTAAAGGGAAGAAAGTTGTATCATTGATCAGTGGTGGAAATATTGATGTGTTAACTATTTCGTCTATGATTAATAAAGGACTTATTTCAAGAGGACGAATTTTTACTTTCTCTGTTCAATTACCTGATAAACCAGGGCAGTTGGAATTAGTATCGAAGGTTTTAAATCAATGTAATGCCAATGTAATTGGTGTTGACCATAATCAGTTTAAAAATTTTGCTCGTTTTTCTGAAGTAGAATTAAGAGTAACAGTTGAGACTAATGGTAATGCGCACATTCAAATGATTATTGATGAGTTTAATAAACTTGGGTATACAATTACTAAAATAAATTAA
- a CDS encoding Cof-type HAD-IIB family hydrolase, translated as MTYKLIALDLDGTLKSTDKQILPKTKAILQELAKRGVVIVLASGRPTAGLYAEANELELDKTGGYLLSFNGAKVVDYKTKEIIYQKVYDAKTAHQVYERAKQYNLAVMTYTDELILTEDETDEYVCIEGDINHMPIKHIDNFKDAVNFSVNKVLLTAKPEYAETILDEFKAPYGDSLSIYRSAPFFIEVMAQGIDKAASLQALIERLGIKRDEVISFGDGYNDLSMIEFAKFGVAMANAVDEVKKRAAYITLSNDEEGIYECLKMLSEKGEI; from the coding sequence ATGACGTATAAATTAATTGCATTAGATTTAGATGGTACTTTGAAGAGTACTGATAAACAAATCTTACCAAAGACAAAAGCCATCTTGCAGGAGCTGGCAAAAAGAGGTGTAGTGATTGTTTTGGCTTCAGGTCGTCCAACTGCTGGATTGTATGCAGAAGCTAATGAGCTGGAATTAGATAAAACAGGTGGCTATTTACTATCATTTAATGGTGCTAAGGTTGTTGATTATAAAACAAAAGAAATCATATATCAAAAAGTGTACGATGCTAAAACGGCACATCAGGTTTATGAGCGAGCGAAACAGTATAATTTGGCGGTAATGACTTATACTGATGAATTGATTCTTACAGAAGATGAAACCGATGAGTATGTTTGTATTGAAGGCGATATTAATCATATGCCAATCAAACATATTGATAATTTTAAAGATGCAGTGAATTTTTCTGTAAATAAAGTCTTATTAACGGCAAAGCCTGAATATGCTGAGACAATACTTGATGAGTTTAAGGCACCATATGGTGATTCTTTAAGTATTTATCGTTCAGCACCATTTTTCATTGAAGTGATGGCGCAAGGAATTGATAAAGCGGCTTCATTGCAGGCTTTAATTGAGCGTTTAGGAATTAAACGAGATGAAGTAATTAGCTTTGGTGATGGTTATAATGATTTGAGTATGATTGAGTTTGCAAAATTCGGTGTAGCAATGGCCAATGCAGTTGATGAAGTAAAAAAGAGAGCGGCTTATATCACTTTATCAAATGATGAAGAAGGAATTTATGAGTGCTTAAAGATGTTAAGTGAAAAGGGTGAAATTTAA
- a CDS encoding YbaK/EbsC family protein — MSLQQAKNYLKQFNREQDIIEFDVSSATVELAAKALNCAPERIAKTLSFKINERAILIVTAGDVKIDNRKYKETFKTKAKMLARDEVLPIIGHDIGGVCPFGVNPDVTIYLDESLKRFQTVFPACGNSNSAIELTIDELSSYIKAEWIDVCKTI; from the coding sequence ATGTCACTACAACAAGCTAAAAATTATTTGAAACAATTCAACCGGGAACAAGATATTATCGAATTCGATGTTTCTAGTGCTACTGTTGAACTTGCTGCTAAAGCTTTAAACTGTGCGCCTGAACGTATTGCTAAGACATTATCTTTTAAAATCAACGAACGCGCGATTTTGATTGTTACTGCTGGTGATGTTAAAATCGATAATCGCAAATACAAAGAAACCTTTAAAACCAAAGCAAAAATGCTCGCACGCGATGAAGTATTGCCAATCATCGGTCATGATATTGGGGGAGTATGCCCTTTTGGCGTTAATCCTGATGTTACTATCTATCTTGATGAATCACTTAAGCGATTTCAAACAGTTTTTCCTGCCTGCGGCAATTCTAACAGTGCTATTGAATTAACGATTGATGAACTTTCTAGCTATATTAAAGCAGAATGGATTGATGTTTGTAAAACCATCTGA
- the asnB gene encoding asparagine synthase B — MCGFLVVGSSELELQVFNDALNQAAYRGPDHQHVSINNGITWGFNRLSIMDLSSKGNQPFVYKDCVLVCNGEVYNYHSLKAMLETDYTFKSGSDCEVLIPLYHKYGIEILCKFLDAEFAMVIYDAKKDKILAARDPMGIRPMFYGYHKEDGKICFASEAKGLFPLCQEIMPFPPGHYYEDGKFICYNDLSNPKTINNDDLETIATNLRLKLEKAVKKRLQSDAPIGYLLSGGLDSSLVCAIAARLNDQPIKTFAIGMDTDPIDLKYAKQVADYLGTDHTEVIMTKEDLLENLRDVIFHLETYDITTIRASMAMYLLCKYIHEKTDLKVILTGEVSDELFGYKYTDFAPDPSQFQKEAQKRIKELYMYDVLRADRCISAHALEGRVPFADIDFVDYSMSIDPAKKMNIYNKGKYLLRHAFENQDYLPDEILFREKAAFSDAVGHSMVDYLKEYAATLYTDEDVIKAKEKYAFATPFTKESLLYRDIFESFYPGQAKWVKDFWMPNKDWENCNVDDPSARVLKNYGDSGK, encoded by the coding sequence ATGTGCGGTTTTTTAGTAGTAGGAAGTAGTGAATTAGAATTACAAGTATTCAATGATGCATTAAATCAGGCTGCTTATCGTGGTCCTGATCATCAACATGTAAGCATTAACAACGGTATAACCTGGGGATTTAACCGTCTTTCAATTATGGATTTGTCATCAAAAGGTAATCAGCCTTTTGTCTATAAGGATTGTGTTCTTGTCTGCAATGGTGAAGTTTATAACTATCATAGCTTAAAAGCTATGTTAGAAACGGACTATACTTTTAAGTCAGGAAGTGACTGTGAAGTACTGATTCCGCTATATCACAAATACGGGATAGAGATATTATGTAAATTTTTAGATGCCGAATTTGCAATGGTAATCTATGATGCCAAAAAGGATAAAATTTTAGCTGCACGTGATCCAATGGGAATTCGCCCTATGTTCTATGGATATCATAAAGAAGACGGTAAGATCTGCTTTGCTTCAGAAGCAAAAGGATTATTTCCTTTATGCCAAGAAATAATGCCATTTCCACCAGGGCATTATTATGAAGATGGCAAATTTATTTGTTATAATGATTTAAGTAATCCTAAAACGATCAATAACGATGATTTAGAAACAATTGCAACAAATTTACGCCTCAAATTAGAAAAAGCAGTGAAAAAAAGATTGCAAAGCGATGCTCCAATCGGATATTTATTAAGCGGTGGTTTAGATTCATCCTTGGTTTGTGCGATTGCCGCACGTTTAAATGATCAACCAATCAAAACCTTTGCAATCGGTATGGATACTGATCCTATTGATTTAAAGTATGCTAAACAAGTTGCTGATTACTTAGGAACTGATCATACAGAAGTAATTATGACCAAGGAAGATCTATTAGAAAATTTAAGAGATGTTATTTTTCATTTAGAAACTTATGATATCACAACGATCAGAGCCAGTATGGCAATGTATTTATTATGTAAATATATTCATGAAAAAACTGATTTAAAAGTTATTCTAACCGGTGAAGTAAGCGATGAGTTATTTGGCTACAAATATACTGATTTTGCACCAGATCCATCACAATTTCAAAAAGAAGCACAAAAGCGAATTAAAGAATTATATATGTATGATGTTCTAAGAGCTGATCGTTGTATCTCTGCTCACGCTTTAGAGGGACGGGTTCCATTTGCAGATATTGATTTTGTTGATTATTCAATGAGTATTGATCCAGCTAAGAAAATGAATATCTATAATAAAGGAAAATATTTATTAAGACATGCTTTTGAAAATCAGGATTATTTACCTGATGAAATTTTATTTAGGGAAAAGGCCGCATTTTCAGACGCTGTTGGTCATTCAATGGTTGATTATTTAAAAGAATATGCAGCTACTTTATATACTGATGAAGATGTTATTAAAGCTAAAGAAAAATATGCTTTTGCAACACCTTTTACTAAAGAATCTCTCTTATACCGTGATATTTTTGAATCGTTTTATCCGGGGCAAGCAAAATGGGTCAAAGACTTTTGGATGCCAAATAAAGATTGGGAAAACTGTAATGTTGATGATCCCAGTGCTCGAGTTTTAAAAAACTATGGTGACAGCGGTAAATAA
- a CDS encoding DUF4250 domain-containing protein, translating to MLPNDINMLVSFLNTKLRDDDMSLAQILEINDANEIEIMELLDVNGYYFDEKINQIKIK from the coding sequence ATGTTACCAAATGATATTAATATGCTAGTGAGTTTTTTAAATACTAAATTACGTGATGATGATATGTCATTGGCACAAATATTAGAAATTAATGATGCTAATGAAATTGAAATCATGGAATTATTGGATGTGAATGGATATTATTTTGATGAAAAAATTAACCAAATAAAAATTAAATAA
- a CDS encoding YaiI/YqxD family protein produces MALLVDGDACPDLPAIKDLAWKYQVEMTVFVDYAHFIQDDYFRTILCEVGSDSVDLVLLKQVQANDLVITQDYGLASLVLSKGAKVLHISGKVIDDNNIEELLMSRYVSAKQRKSGRRTRGPAKRTDEVRNQFLKQLDKILIQA; encoded by the coding sequence ATGGCACTTTTAGTTGATGGTGATGCTTGTCCTGATTTACCAGCAATTAAAGATTTAGCTTGGAAATATCAGGTTGAAATGACGGTTTTTGTTGATTATGCTCATTTTATACAGGATGATTATTTTAGAACTATTCTATGTGAAGTGGGAAGTGACAGTGTTGATCTAGTTTTATTGAAACAGGTTCAAGCAAATGATCTTGTTATTACTCAGGACTATGGTCTAGCAAGTTTAGTGTTATCAAAAGGGGCTAAAGTTTTGCATATTTCAGGAAAAGTAATTGATGATAATAATATTGAAGAATTATTAATGAGTCGTTATGTATCAGCTAAACAACGAAAAAGTGGTAGGCGGACACGTGGACCAGCTAAAAGAACTGATGAAGTAAGAAATCAGTTTTTAAAACAATTAGATAAAATATTGATACAGGCATGA
- a CDS encoding GGDEF domain-containing protein, with protein sequence MKTLKTILVLLIMSMLINIIPIKAASRTVKVAYPIQSGLTEIDEDGLYSGYTYEYLKEISRFTNWNLEFVRLEGTVNEQLSSAMEKVKTGEIDLMGGMLYIDTLINDYDYSATNYGMGNMAIYVNSNNAEINDTSIYSLKNLNVGVVSTKKETNVNLKDFGDINGININQIFFDNTPDLLTSLERNEIDAMVLSDLSIEEGNYRVVARFSPRPFYFVMTKGNQELMSELNEAMTQLNKEQPNYMSNLHERYFSLANRNFILTEAEKGFVANNSKIDVLILGGKAPIQYYDEKKGKVVGITVDVLNYIGKLSGLKFNYIYANDIDEYNKQIETKKPMIIGGVYNSNPEKYITTKAYLDSAMTLVTNKNINANELDGKQAAMIYDSEVDSAAVGDSSNKVNYYGTQLECIKAVENGTADYTYINNHVALFYNSNYDFKNINIIPQGNLRNQGSYFAINTGVADELLDIINKGIDVVSYSKIEEIIFTNASTSENDVTFFDYVENNQLQVATFTLMAVAIIVLFFLIWRNYINKRNNEKILSEYKRYQQISEFSHDCFVEYNIATDTLVLMGGGAKLLSKETIIKDFLKRPISNKDTLEMSLRNLTECESEEFVKFIDGKKRWLKINLRPIFDLNNKPTHIIGKVIDIHSEKEEQLLWRELAQKDSLTKIYNSAACREKAEEFLQNNTAAQVALIIIDIDNFKYINDTYGHLCGDIVLQKIAQALLEVSHPLDIFGRVGGDEFLTLIKYPKSIEKVAEYCQNMIKSTSKVEYQGTHIITSISVGAVVSSVSLSYDELYRLADDALYRVKNNGRNNYCIIDYDKENTSS encoded by the coding sequence ATGAAAACACTAAAAACAATTTTAGTATTGTTAATTATGTCAATGCTGATCAATATCATCCCAATTAAAGCAGCCTCCCGAACTGTTAAAGTTGCTTATCCAATTCAATCTGGATTAACAGAGATAGATGAAGATGGATTATATTCCGGCTATACTTATGAATATTTAAAAGAAATCTCTCGATTTACGAATTGGAACTTAGAATTTGTACGCTTAGAAGGCACAGTAAATGAGCAGCTGTCAAGCGCTATGGAAAAGGTCAAAACAGGCGAGATTGATTTAATGGGTGGGATGCTCTATATTGATACCTTAATCAATGATTATGATTATTCGGCAACCAATTATGGCATGGGAAATATGGCTATCTATGTTAATTCTAATAATGCTGAAATCAATGATACTAGTATATATTCTCTTAAGAATTTAAATGTTGGAGTTGTTTCAACTAAAAAGGAAACTAATGTTAATTTAAAAGATTTTGGAGATATTAATGGAATTAATATTAATCAAATATTTTTTGATAATACCCCAGATTTATTAACATCATTAGAGAGAAATGAAATAGATGCTATGGTATTATCAGATTTATCAATTGAAGAAGGTAATTATCGGGTCGTAGCACGTTTTTCGCCTCGTCCATTTTATTTTGTAATGACAAAAGGAAATCAAGAACTGATGTCAGAGCTAAATGAAGCGATGACACAGTTAAATAAAGAACAGCCTAATTATATGAGCAATCTTCATGAACGTTACTTTTCTTTAGCGAACCGTAATTTCATTCTTACCGAAGCTGAGAAAGGTTTTGTTGCAAATAATTCAAAAATTGATGTTCTTATATTGGGTGGGAAAGCCCCAATCCAGTATTATGATGAAAAAAAAGGCAAGGTTGTAGGAATTACCGTTGATGTGCTTAATTATATTGGAAAACTGAGCGGTTTGAAGTTTAATTATATTTATGCCAATGATATTGATGAATATAATAAGCAGATTGAGACGAAGAAACCAATGATTATTGGTGGGGTGTATAATAGCAATCCAGAAAAATATATTACGACGAAAGCTTATTTAGATTCAGCGATGACGCTAGTAACTAATAAAAATATTAATGCTAATGAGCTAGACGGTAAACAGGCAGCAATGATTTATGATTCTGAAGTTGATAGTGCCGCAGTTGGAGATAGTAGTAACAAAGTTAATTATTATGGAACTCAGTTAGAATGTATCAAAGCGGTAGAAAACGGCACAGCTGACTATACGTATATAAATAATCATGTTGCCTTGTTTTATAATAGTAATTATGATTTCAAGAATATTAATATTATTCCTCAAGGGAATTTAAGAAATCAAGGCAGTTATTTTGCAATTAATACAGGTGTTGCGGATGAGCTTTTAGATATTATCAATAAAGGAATTGATGTCGTATCTTACAGTAAGATTGAAGAAATTATATTTACTAATGCCAGTACCAGTGAAAATGATGTTACTTTCTTTGACTATGTTGAAAATAATCAACTTCAAGTAGCTACTTTTACGCTTATGGCAGTTGCCATTATTGTGCTGTTTTTCTTGATTTGGCGTAATTATATAAATAAACGTAATAATGAAAAGATTTTAAGTGAGTATAAGCGTTATCAACAAATTAGTGAATTTTCTCATGATTGCTTTGTTGAATATAACATTGCAACTGATACCCTTGTTTTAATGGGAGGTGGAGCCAAACTGCTTTCAAAGGAAACGATTATTAAAGATTTTTTAAAGAGACCAATTTCTAATAAAGATACTTTAGAAATGAGTCTACGTAATTTGACGGAATGTGAGAGTGAGGAGTTTGTTAAATTTATTGATGGGAAAAAACGTTGGTTAAAGATTAATTTGCGTCCGATTTTTGATTTGAATAATAAACCGACACATATTATTGGAAAGGTTATTGATATCCATTCTGAAAAAGAAGAACAGTTATTATGGCGGGAGCTGGCTCAAAAAGATAGTTTAACAAAAATTTATAATTCTGCAGCTTGTCGTGAAAAGGCAGAAGAGTTTTTACAAAATAATACAGCAGCCCAAGTTGCTTTGATAATTATTGATATTGATAACTTTAAATATATTAATGATACTTATGGACATTTATGTGGTGATATTGTCCTTCAAAAAATAGCTCAGGCATTATTGGAAGTGAGCCATCCTTTAGATATCTTTGGACGGGTTGGTGGAGATGAATTTTTAACATTAATAAAATATCCTAAGAGTATTGAAAAAGTAGCTGAGTATTGTCAAAATATGATTAAATCAACTTCAAAAGTAGAATACCAGGGGACCCATATTATTACAAGTATTAGTGTTGGTGCCGTAGTTTCGAGTGTTTCGTTGTCTTATGATGAATTATATAGATTGGCAGATGATGCTCTTTATCGTGTGAAAAACAATGGTCGCAATAATTATTGTATTATTGATTATGATAAAGAAAATACCAGTTCGTAA
- a CDS encoding thioester domain-containing protein produces the protein MKRKLNQYIRKSLLVAVTFILVFCNAVTYVNGQQYQISAGEKIKYPSWFDSSGTWSTRMYTVDGKIAYCLEASKHSPGNGTVGEGSYVDNENLQKVLYYGYGGPADTLSTDGVTSVEMAYLLTHIAASYYYAGDLHGVDLEKLRGWGWAEWIEAIPNRPAIPKGEIGFSKNSLKMYQKDGRQRSEEITVIGDADATLTMVLDKDMELHNLTTNQTVTGTVQLSSGQKFYLSSPLTKRDNYNWSSGSLMGTTNSYYRPLVLTIDDETQTIGTMVLGNGETKPTSLQVEYLPVGSLKLIKTNEDKQMLDGAVFNLKGKNNDYNQDHVVKNGVLQIDNLLVGDYILTEIKTPADHDSLNKEYTVTIKSNEVTTKTIVNELIPVGKLIINKKLEGHLDDLSGIEFKITAKEDIKDIITGTVLYRAGMPIGQNQGIYITDQNGQIIIDKLPMGSYLISEVKTLPGYVFDDTVYEVAFNKEDRVTKEYQYTLNVENKLTQTTISKIDALTKQLLPGATLELYLKDGESLSLIEQWVSTDDAHLIKGLLVDCEYVLKEVKAPAGYTLAPELTFKVENSESIKEIVFENQHIPVVPTGDISDYSGYAGIALISFIFFLIFTKQKRRIL, from the coding sequence ATGAAAAGAAAATTAAATCAATATATTCGAAAGTCACTGTTAGTTGCAGTGACTTTTATTTTGGTGTTTTGTAATGCTGTAACTTATGTCAATGGACAGCAATATCAAATTAGTGCAGGTGAGAAAATTAAATATCCTAGCTGGTTTGACAGTAGTGGAACCTGGTCAACACGAATGTATACTGTAGATGGAAAAATAGCATATTGTTTAGAAGCAAGCAAACATTCACCAGGTAATGGAACTGTAGGAGAAGGAAGTTATGTAGATAATGAAAATCTTCAAAAAGTACTTTATTATGGCTATGGGGGTCCTGCTGATACACTATCAACAGATGGTGTAACTAGTGTTGAAATGGCATATCTGTTAACTCATATTGCCGCAAGCTATTATTATGCTGGAGATCTTCATGGTGTTGACTTGGAAAAACTACGTGGCTGGGGCTGGGCAGAATGGATCGAAGCAATCCCTAATCGTCCTGCAATTCCTAAAGGAGAGATTGGATTTTCAAAAAATAGTTTGAAAATGTATCAAAAAGATGGTAGGCAGCGGAGTGAAGAAATTACGGTAATTGGTGATGCTGATGCTACTTTAACGATGGTTTTAGACAAAGACATGGAATTACATAATTTAACGACAAATCAAACAGTTACTGGGACGGTACAATTAAGTAGTGGTCAAAAATTCTATTTATCGTCTCCATTAACCAAACGAGACAATTATAACTGGTCGAGTGGTTCTTTGATGGGAACAACGAATAGTTATTATCGACCTTTAGTTTTAACGATTGACGATGAAACCCAAACGATTGGAACAATGGTTTTAGGGAATGGAGAAACCAAACCAACTAGTTTGCAAGTAGAATATTTACCAGTGGGGAGTTTGAAATTAATCAAAACAAATGAGGATAAACAGATGCTAGATGGGGCGGTATTTAATTTGAAGGGGAAAAATAATGATTATAATCAAGATCATGTGGTTAAAAATGGCGTATTACAAATAGATAATTTATTAGTTGGAGATTATATCTTAACGGAAATTAAGACACCAGCCGATCATGATAGTCTTAATAAGGAATACACTGTTACGATTAAAAGTAATGAAGTGACTACAAAAACAATTGTCAATGAATTGATACCAGTCGGTAAATTAATAATCAATAAGAAACTAGAAGGACATTTAGATGATTTATCTGGAATTGAATTTAAGATAACTGCTAAGGAGGACATTAAAGATATAATTACAGGGACAGTTCTTTATCGAGCTGGTATGCCAATTGGTCAAAATCAAGGAATTTATATTACAGATCAAAATGGACAAATTATTATTGATAAGTTACCGATGGGAAGTTATCTTATTAGTGAGGTAAAGACTTTACCGGGATATGTATTTGATGATACTGTTTATGAAGTAGCTTTTAATAAAGAAGATAGGGTTACCAAAGAATACCAGTATACTTTAAATGTAGAAAATAAATTAACACAAACAACAATTTCTAAAATTGACGCTCTAACTAAGCAATTATTACCAGGAGCAACATTAGAACTATATTTAAAGGATGGAGAATCATTGAGTTTGATTGAACAATGGGTATCAACTGATGATGCACATTTAATCAAGGGGCTGTTAGTTGATTGTGAATATGTTTTAAAAGAGGTCAAGGCTCCAGCCGGTTATACACTTGCGCCGGAACTTACGTTTAAAGTTGAGAACAGTGAGAGTATAAAAGAAATAGTATTTGAAAATCAGCATATTCCTGTGGTACCAACTGGTGATATAAGCGATTATAGTGGTTATGCTGGAATTGCATTAATAAGCTTTATATTCTTTTTAATTTTTACAAAACAGAAACGTAGAATATTATAA
- a CDS encoding alpha-glucosidase, which produces MEKWWQKEVVYQIYPKSFKDSNGDGIGDLQGIIEKLDYFSDLGVTSLWLCPIYASPMDDNGYDISDYYAINPMFGTMEDLDELIKKGKARGIKIIMDLVVNHTSDEHPWFKAAIADPTSKYRNYYIFKHGKDGRAPTNWRSIFGGSVWQKVTEDEYYFHAFSKKQPCLNWENPVLRQEIYQMINWWLDKGIAGFRVDAINFIKKDQRYQDGEPDGEDGLVSCIPFARNQPGIEVFFKELKENTFAKHDCMTISEAYGVSYDKLGIYIGENGCFDSMFDFNYSNFDIGDNEEWFIRKDWTAKQFRDLLFTSQVEVNKVGWVGTFLENHDQPRSLDKLIVNKADHGYYSATMIASMYFFLRGVPYIYQGEELGMANCVRRSIDDFDDISSHGQYQRMLEEGFSESEALALVNKRSRDNSRTPMPFDDSQYAGFSDVEPWLALNESYPVINVKAQFNDPDSVYSFYKKMIYLRQQSVYSNTLTFGSFIPDECENDNLIVYQRSYQGQLIVNVCNFSNQEQPFICAKELILNNYKEYDGKVLKPYQTIMYLEENK; this is translated from the coding sequence ATGGAGAAATGGTGGCAAAAGGAAGTAGTTTATCAGATTTATCCTAAAAGCTTTAAAGATAGCAATGGTGATGGAATTGGTGATTTACAAGGAATTATTGAGAAATTAGATTATTTTAGTGATTTAGGGGTAACGAGCCTATGGTTATGTCCAATTTATGCTTCACCAATGGATGATAATGGTTATGATATTAGTGATTATTATGCAATTAATCCTATGTTTGGAACAATGGAAGATTTGGATGAGTTAATTAAAAAAGGAAAAGCACGAGGAATTAAGATAATTATGGATTTAGTTGTAAATCACACCTCTGATGAACACCCATGGTTTAAAGCAGCAATCGCTGATCCGACGAGTAAGTATCGGAATTATTATATATTTAAACATGGAAAAGATGGTCGTGCGCCAACTAATTGGCGGAGTATTTTCGGTGGCTCAGTATGGCAAAAAGTTACTGAAGATGAATATTATTTTCATGCTTTTTCAAAAAAGCAACCATGCTTAAATTGGGAAAACCCTGTATTACGGCAAGAAATTTATCAAATGATCAACTGGTGGTTAGATAAAGGAATTGCAGGATTTAGGGTGGATGCCATTAATTTTATTAAAAAGGATCAACGTTATCAAGATGGTGAGCCTGATGGTGAAGATGGATTAGTGTCTTGTATCCCTTTTGCGCGTAATCAGCCAGGAATTGAAGTTTTCTTTAAGGAATTAAAGGAGAATACGTTTGCTAAACATGACTGTATGACAATTTCTGAGGCTTATGGGGTATCATATGATAAATTAGGTATCTATATTGGTGAAAATGGATGTTTTGACAGTATGTTCGACTTTAATTACTCTAATTTTGATATTGGAGATAATGAGGAATGGTTTATTCGTAAAGACTGGACTGCAAAACAATTTAGAGATTTACTATTTACTTCACAAGTCGAAGTAAATAAAGTAGGCTGGGTAGGAACTTTCCTAGAAAATCATGATCAGCCGCGTTCTTTAGATAAGTTGATTGTAAATAAAGCAGATCATGGTTATTATAGTGCTACAATGATTGCTTCAATGTATTTCTTTTTAAGAGGGGTTCCCTATATTTATCAAGGAGAAGAATTAGGAATGGCAAATTGTGTTCGGCGATCTATTGATGATTTTGATGATATTAGTTCACATGGCCAATATCAAAGAATGCTTGAAGAAGGATTTAGTGAAAGTGAGGCATTGGCTCTAGTTAATAAACGCAGTCGTGATAATTCTAGAACTCCAATGCCGTTTGATGACAGTCAATATGCTGGGTTTTCTGATGTTGAACCGTGGTTAGCGTTAAATGAAAGTTATCCAGTTATAAATGTTAAGGCACAGTTTAATGATCCGGATTCAGTTTATAGTTTTTATAAGAAAATGATCTATTTAAGACAACAAAGTGTTTATAGTAATACTTTAACTTTTGGAAGCTTTATTCCCGATGAATGTGAAAATGATAATTTGATTGTCTACCAGAGAAGTTATCAAGGACAACTTATTGTCAATGTATGTAATTTTTCGAATCAAGAGCAGCCATTTATTTGTGCTAAAGAGCTTATTTTAAATAATTATAAAGAATATGATGGTAAAGTATTGAAACCATATCAAACGATTATGTATCTTGAAGAAAATAAATAA